Proteins found in one Roseovarius pelagicus genomic segment:
- a CDS encoding REP-associated tyrosine transposase yields the protein MSCYTRPRVPGACVFFTVNLAVRGSRLLVDEIDLLRGAVGLTRKTRPFHVDAWMVLPDHMHCIWTLPEGDADYSTRWGAIKARFTRSLREDGYDVGRPGFSPATGFPGVAPGRNANRRPGFSPAVELPVVSSGRYAGLKPGLRVNKRECAVWQRRFWEHHVRDAAEYDALMRYCRENPVKHGFVERAEDWPYSSVHGRVRNA from the coding sequence ATGTCTTGCTACACTCGTCCCCGGGTCCCCGGCGCTTGCGTGTTCTTTACCGTCAATCTGGCGGTGCGGGGCAGTCGGCTGCTGGTGGATGAGATTGACCTGCTGCGCGGTGCAGTCGGGCTGACGCGCAAGACGCGACCGTTTCACGTGGACGCGTGGATGGTGTTGCCCGATCACATGCATTGCATCTGGACGCTGCCCGAGGGTGATGCGGATTATTCGACACGCTGGGGTGCGATCAAGGCACGGTTCACGCGCAGTTTGCGCGAAGACGGTTATGACGTGGGTAGGCCGGGCTTCAGCCCGGCGACCGGATTTCCGGGCGTGGCGCCGGGAAGAAATGCCAACCGTAGGCCGGGCTTCAGCCCGGCAGTCGAATTGCCCGTCGTGTCATCCGGCAGATATGCCGGGCTGAAGCCCGGCCTACGGGTGAACAAGCGCGAATGCGCAGTCTGGCAGCGGCGGTTCTGGGAGCATCATGTGCGGGATGCGGCGGAATATGACGCACTGATGCGGTACTGTCGGGAGAATCCGGTGAAGCATGGGTTTGTCGAGCGGGCGGAGGATTGGCCGTATTCGTCGGTACATGGGCGGGTGCGGAATGCGTAG
- the dacB gene encoding D-alanyl-D-alanine carboxypeptidase/D-alanyl-D-alanine endopeptidase: protein MMLPFSRRAFLTGSISALASGAGIRAAWAGAPAVSLRPQLRPDDLATTARKPRPKAPDAQTLIDRAKLGGKVGYAVVDVKTGALLETRNADTGFAPASVTKAVTALYALDALGPGYRFRTQLIATGPIENGVIKGDLVLAGGGDPTLDTDALAGMAANLKGAGIRAVTGAFRVFDGALPYVRVIDETQPDHVGYNPSLSGLNLNFNRVHFQWARGADGYTVTMDARSAKYRPAVRVARMRIANRAAPVYTYTDAGDHDEWTVASQALGKGGTRWLPVRYPASYAGEVFATFARSHGIKLDSAKPQGGAPRGTALVTHNSVALSTILRGMLKYSNNLTAELVGMTATVARRGKVTTLAASGREMSAWARTELGMKDASLVDHSGLGSESRLSAESLARAMAKVAGQGALAPLLKPFVMRHENGQIDKGHPVEVLAKTGTLYFVSSLSGYATGPGGRQLAFAILTGNQAKRRGLAKSAQERPPGSAAWNARSKRLQQQLIERWNAVYGS from the coding sequence ATGATGCTGCCCTTTTCAAGACGTGCCTTTTTGACAGGATCAATCTCTGCGCTGGCCAGTGGCGCGGGGATCCGGGCGGCGTGGGCGGGTGCGCCTGCCGTGTCGTTGCGACCGCAATTGCGCCCGGACGATCTGGCCACTACTGCGCGCAAACCACGCCCCAAGGCACCTGATGCGCAGACACTGATTGATCGTGCCAAGCTGGGTGGCAAGGTGGGATATGCGGTCGTCGACGTAAAAACCGGCGCGCTGCTGGAGACACGCAATGCCGATACCGGCTTTGCTCCTGCAAGCGTGACCAAGGCGGTGACGGCACTCTACGCGCTGGACGCCCTCGGCCCCGGCTATCGGTTTCGCACGCAGTTGATTGCCACGGGACCGATCGAGAATGGTGTGATCAAGGGGGATCTGGTTCTGGCGGGGGGCGGTGATCCGACGCTGGACACCGATGCGCTGGCGGGCATGGCCGCTAACCTCAAAGGGGCGGGCATCCGGGCCGTTACCGGGGCATTTCGCGTCTTTGACGGGGCGCTGCCCTATGTGCGGGTCATCGACGAAACCCAGCCCGATCATGTGGGATACAATCCGTCGCTATCGGGGCTGAACCTGAATTTCAACCGGGTACATTTTCAATGGGCGCGGGGGGCGGACGGCTATACCGTCACGATGGATGCGCGGTCGGCCAAATACCGTCCTGCCGTGCGCGTGGCCCGGATGCGCATCGCGAACCGCGCCGCGCCGGTCTATACCTACACCGATGCTGGTGATCATGATGAATGGACCGTTGCATCGCAGGCGCTGGGCAAGGGGGGGACCCGCTGGCTGCCAGTGCGTTATCCGGCGAGTTATGCGGGCGAAGTCTTTGCCACGTTTGCACGGTCGCACGGGATCAAGCTGGACAGTGCCAAACCACAGGGCGGTGCGCCGCGTGGGACGGCACTGGTAACCCATAACAGTGTCGCGCTGAGTACGATCCTGCGCGGTATGCTGAAATATTCCAACAACCTGACGGCGGAACTGGTCGGCATGACGGCCACCGTCGCCCGCCGTGGCAAGGTCACGACGCTGGCGGCCTCGGGGCGCGAGATGTCGGCTTGGGCACGCACGGAACTGGGGATGAAGGACGCATCACTGGTGGATCACTCGGGGTTGGGGTCCGAATCGCGGCTGAGCGCCGAGAGTCTGGCGAGGGCGATGGCCAAGGTCGCGGGGCAGGGGGCACTGGCACCGCTGTTGAAGCCGTTCGTGATGCGCCACGAAAATGGTCAGATCGACAAGGGGCACCCCGTCGAAGTGCTGGCCAAGACCGGCACCCTGTACTTCGTGAGCTCGCTGTCAGGCTATGCAACCGGGCCGGGGGGGCGGCAGCTGGCCTTTGCGATCCTGACCGGGAATCAGGCAAAGCGCCGTGGATTGGCAAAATCTGCCCAAGAGCGCCCCCCCGGATCGGCCGCATGGAATGCGCGATCAAAGCGGCTGCAACAGCAATTGATTGAGCGCTGGAATGCTGTCTATGGCAGTTAA
- a CDS encoding BrnA antitoxin family protein: MARMTKTERIAREGLMKNLIQLMRDDWIPLRIETEIPDAWHTLEADVDVTEPKEKVTLYLDRSVARYYRAMGKGYQARINRLLATWAQMHIAREVKLEKMLNARLARNNETDC, encoded by the coding sequence ATGGCCCGCATGACCAAGACTGAACGTATCGCCCGCGAGGGTCTGATGAAAAACCTGATCCAACTGATGCGCGACGACTGGATCCCGCTGCGGATTGAGACGGAGATCCCCGATGCGTGGCACACGCTGGAGGCGGATGTGGACGTGACTGAGCCAAAGGAAAAGGTGACGCTCTATCTGGATCGCTCGGTGGCGCGTTATTACCGCGCGATGGGGAAGGGGTATCAAGCGCGGATCAACCGGCTGCTGGCGACTTGGGCGCAAATGCATATCGCGCGCGAGGTGAAGCTGGAGAAGATGCTGAACGCGCGTCTGGCGCGCAACAATGAAACGGATTGTTAA
- a CDS encoding OmpP1/FadL family transporter, producing the protein MKSSMLTASFALALTLNPAYAGNLDRTKTPIDIIFEQGSYAELSFGFAMPSVTGVDSLGNAISNVGADISAIGAGLKLQLSDHFSLAIIYDQPYGVDLEYGGNPATTLLGGTMAKAESDELKILFRYGITDRIAVYGGPRIVGADGNITLSGLAYGGLNGYNARFSSDQGLGYVLGAAYEIPEIAFRAALTYHSEVELNMQTTETFPGGAPAATGSTKSTLPQSVKLQVQSGVAQNTLLFGSIRWSEWSVFTLNPPSPAPNLASMVDAWTYEIGVGYRFSDKFSASVTYSYEDEEGNNLVSPLAPNFGNQSLTLGGKYQVTDQLSLAGGVKYTWLGDAFPVTNPPNTPRASFSNNDAISVGVKIGMSF; encoded by the coding sequence ATGAAATCTTCGATGCTGACAGCTAGCTTCGCGCTGGCCCTCACTCTTAACCCTGCTTACGCAGGGAACCTTGACCGCACGAAAACGCCGATCGACATAATTTTCGAGCAGGGCAGCTATGCGGAACTGTCATTTGGTTTTGCCATGCCCAGCGTGACTGGGGTCGATAGTCTGGGTAACGCCATTTCAAACGTAGGAGCCGACATAAGTGCGATAGGCGCCGGTTTGAAGCTGCAATTAAGTGACCATTTCTCACTCGCGATAATTTATGACCAACCTTACGGAGTGGACTTGGAATATGGTGGCAATCCCGCGACCACCCTTCTCGGTGGAACCATGGCCAAAGCCGAGTCCGATGAGCTGAAGATACTGTTCCGTTATGGGATCACGGATCGCATTGCCGTCTATGGCGGCCCGCGGATCGTCGGAGCGGATGGGAACATCACCTTGTCGGGCCTCGCATATGGCGGGTTGAACGGATACAACGCCCGATTTTCGAGCGACCAAGGACTTGGCTATGTGCTTGGCGCCGCATACGAAATCCCGGAAATCGCTTTTCGAGCGGCGTTGACTTATCATTCCGAAGTCGAACTGAACATGCAGACCACCGAGACCTTCCCCGGCGGTGCCCCCGCAGCAACCGGATCCACCAAATCGACTTTACCGCAATCCGTAAAGCTTCAGGTGCAGTCCGGCGTTGCCCAGAACACCTTGCTCTTCGGCAGCATACGTTGGTCTGAATGGAGCGTGTTCACATTGAACCCGCCAAGCCCTGCTCCCAACCTAGCTTCAATGGTCGATGCCTGGACTTATGAGATCGGAGTTGGATACCGTTTCTCTGACAAGTTTTCGGCGAGCGTGACCTACAGTTATGAAGATGAGGAAGGTAACAATCTCGTATCGCCGCTCGCCCCGAATTTCGGAAATCAATCGCTAACATTGGGCGGCAAATACCAAGTAACGGATCAACTCAGTCTTGCGGGCGGGGTGAAGTATACTTGGTTGGGTGATGCTTTCCCTGTCACCAATCCTCCGAATACCCCCCGCGCAAGCTTCAGCAACAACGATGCGATTAGTGTTGGCGTTAAAATAGGTATGAGCTTTTGA
- a CDS encoding response regulator, which produces MIEILHVEDDADIREIALIALSLSGEFRVVQCPSGEDAVRQAQGYTPDVLLLDVMMPGMNGPETLGHLRKIPAMIDVPVVFMTARAQQSDVDQLLSLGAAHVISKPFDPLLLGEQVKGIIQEHTPWKIAV; this is translated from the coding sequence ATGATTGAAATTCTTCACGTCGAAGATGATGCCGACATCAGGGAAATTGCCCTTATAGCGTTGTCGTTGTCTGGCGAATTTAGAGTAGTCCAGTGTCCTTCGGGCGAAGATGCGGTTCGGCAAGCTCAAGGTTACACACCGGATGTTCTCTTGCTTGACGTCATGATGCCCGGCATGAACGGTCCCGAAACCCTAGGACATCTTCGCAAAATCCCCGCCATGATCGATGTGCCTGTCGTATTCATGACAGCGCGCGCTCAACAGAGCGATGTCGATCAGCTTCTCAGCTTGGGCGCGGCGCATGTTATCAGCAAACCGTTTGATCCTCTCCTGCTCGGCGAACAGGTCAAGGGCATCATCCAAGAACACACGCCGTGGAAGATCGCAGTCTAG
- a CDS encoding Hpt domain-containing protein — protein sequence MSDVMINSVSSGIARIRLRFAEESQDRHDLLVKLRAQMNNDMACQEAIVEIGKISHKIAGTAATLGYPDLGEVAAAVDDHIDQKDMASRIPTGDLVTIIDRLIAEIAKVKKQSEHG from the coding sequence ATGAGCGACGTTATGATCAATAGTGTATCCAGCGGCATCGCGCGTATCCGGTTGCGCTTTGCCGAAGAATCTCAGGACAGACACGATCTGTTGGTAAAACTGAGGGCACAGATGAATAACGATATGGCCTGTCAGGAGGCCATCGTTGAGATCGGAAAGATCAGTCACAAGATTGCTGGCACGGCAGCGACCTTGGGCTACCCCGATCTCGGAGAAGTCGCAGCTGCGGTCGATGATCACATCGACCAAAAGGATATGGCATCCCGTATTCCCACGGGAGACCTCGTTACAATCATTGACCGGTTGATCGCTGAGATCGCCAAAGTAAAGAAGCAGTCAGAGCATGGTTAG
- the ettA gene encoding energy-dependent translational throttle protein EttA, with product MAAYQYVYHMQGVSKTYPGGKKCFENIHLSFLPGVKIGVVGVNGSGKSTLMKIMTGLDTDFTGEAWAAEGATVGYLPQEPHLDEALTVRENVMLGVAGKKAKLDRFNELAMNYSDETADEMAELQDQIDAENLWDLDAQIDVSMEALRCPADDAAVASLSGGERRRVALCKLLLEAPDMLLLDEPTNHLDAETIAWLQQHLIDYKGTILIVTHDRYFLDDITSWILELDRGRGIPYEGNYSAWLEQKAKRLSQEAREDKSKQKTLERELDWMRQGQKARQAKSKARINAYNEMAGQSEREKLTRAQIVIPNGPRLGDKVIEVTGLKKAMGDKLLIEDLSFSLPPGGIVGVIGPNGAGKSTLFKMLTGQEQPDAGTIEYGDTVDLSYVDQSRDDLNADENVWEAIADGQDIIKLGDAEVNARAYCSAFNFKGGDQQKKVSLLSGGERNRVHMARLLRSGGNVLLLDEPTNDLDVETLRALEDALVDFAGCAVVISHDRFFLDRICTHMLAFEGDAHVEWFEGNFEDYEEDKKRRLGADALEPTRMKHKKFAR from the coding sequence ATGGCAGCCTATCAATATGTCTATCACATGCAGGGCGTCTCCAAGACCTATCCCGGCGGCAAGAAATGCTTCGAGAACATCCATCTCAGCTTCTTGCCCGGGGTGAAAATCGGCGTCGTTGGCGTGAACGGGTCGGGTAAATCCACTTTGATGAAGATCATGACCGGCCTTGACACCGATTTCACCGGCGAGGCGTGGGCCGCCGAGGGTGCCACTGTCGGCTACCTCCCGCAGGAACCGCATCTCGACGAGGCGCTCACCGTGCGCGAAAACGTCATGCTCGGCGTTGCCGGGAAAAAGGCCAAGCTTGACCGTTTCAATGAGCTGGCGATGAACTACTCGGACGAAACCGCCGATGAGATGGCCGAACTTCAGGATCAGATCGACGCCGAAAACCTGTGGGATCTGGACGCCCAGATCGACGTAAGCATGGAGGCCCTGCGCTGCCCTGCCGATGACGCTGCCGTGGCTTCGCTCTCGGGCGGGGAACGCCGCCGCGTGGCATTGTGCAAACTGCTGCTGGAAGCACCCGACATGCTGCTCCTGGACGAGCCGACCAACCACCTTGATGCCGAAACCATCGCATGGCTGCAACAACACCTGATCGACTACAAGGGCACGATCCTGATCGTCACCCACGACCGTTATTTCCTTGATGACATCACCAGCTGGATCCTCGAACTGGACCGCGGCCGCGGCATCCCCTACGAGGGCAACTACTCCGCATGGCTTGAACAAAAGGCTAAGCGCCTGAGCCAAGAGGCCCGCGAAGATAAATCCAAGCAGAAAACGCTGGAGCGCGAGCTGGACTGGATGCGTCAGGGCCAAAAGGCCCGGCAGGCCAAATCCAAGGCGCGGATCAACGCCTATAACGAGATGGCCGGTCAGTCAGAACGCGAAAAACTGACCCGCGCCCAGATCGTCATCCCCAACGGCCCGCGCCTTGGCGACAAGGTGATCGAGGTGACCGGCCTGAAAAAGGCGATGGGCGACAAGCTCTTGATCGAAGATTTGTCATTCTCCCTGCCCCCCGGCGGCATCGTCGGCGTGATCGGCCCCAACGGCGCCGGTAAATCAACCCTGTTCAAGATGCTGACAGGGCAGGAACAGCCCGACGCCGGCACGATTGAATATGGCGACACGGTTGACCTCAGTTACGTGGATCAGTCCCGCGATGACCTCAACGCGGATGAAAACGTCTGGGAGGCGATTGCCGATGGTCAGGACATCATCAAGCTCGGCGATGCCGAAGTTAACGCCCGCGCCTATTGCTCAGCGTTTAACTTCAAGGGCGGCGACCAGCAGAAGAAAGTCTCGTTACTGTCGGGCGGCGAGCGCAACCGCGTCCACATGGCGCGCCTGCTGCGCTCGGGCGGCAACGTCCTGCTTCTCGATGAGCCCACCAACGACCTCGACGTCGAAACCCTGCGCGCCTTGGAAGACGCTCTGGTAGATTTCGCCGGCTGCGCCGTGGTCATCTCTCACGACCGTTTCTTCCTCGACCGCATCTGCACCCACATGCTGGCGTTTGAGGGCGACGCGCATGTGGAATGGTTCGAAGGCAACTTCGAGGATTACGAAGAGGACAAGAAACGCCGTCTAGGTGCCGACGCGCTGGAGCCGACGCGGATGAAGCACAAGAAATTTGCAAGGTGA
- a CDS encoding putative bifunctional diguanylate cyclase/phosphodiesterase, giving the protein MPDLILDHVRDGIILLDINGRVKWMNPACETMLGWALSDIRGTNPQDLILPPEHRRTRKQTANFRYDFSTSLFDGYRITQHLRRDGSRFWNQQSHSLINLGPDDSQKMVVVTCRDVSDQVTTQAALHQVKDDLEHAAYHDDLTNLANRKRLSQYMHSNRVTAQIAAGRIGLLQLDLDKFKEINDTLGHAAGDMVLCHVADGLRQHARPDDLICRNGGDEFLLFCAETSNRTMLMARAEQVMRTINHPLVWKDQTITIGISIGAALSTSGTTSGEALIQQADHALYSAKDAGRGQVVYYTDQLGQRYRARQQLNRDLKQAVEQDQFTIFLQPMLDLAGNRITGCEALLRWKHPHRGLLAPASFLSAAEAIQLLPDIDYLSMNHALDALTQMRQAGFSDLTLSLNVSSTILSDVNYPGLLDWALQSRNLPHSSICVEILETSLLDVNNTRVMAAVAQLRRIGVRVALDDFGTGYAGLSHISTIEVDAIKLDHSMISRLESAPRHRVVTRSIIRLCALLGMDVVAEGVETQGQLDILRRAKCPFIQGFGLARPMPVPDMIDWLRTNTPLPAPLVLDAPVPTSAAPHKARQ; this is encoded by the coding sequence TTGCCGGACTTGATCCTGGATCATGTGCGCGATGGCATCATCCTGCTGGACATCAATGGCCGGGTGAAATGGATGAACCCCGCCTGCGAAACGATGCTCGGCTGGGCATTGTCAGACATCAGGGGAACAAACCCGCAGGATCTGATCCTGCCCCCTGAACATCGCAGAACGCGCAAGCAAACCGCAAACTTTCGCTACGATTTTTCGACCTCGTTGTTTGATGGCTACCGCATCACACAACATCTGCGCCGCGACGGCAGCCGATTCTGGAACCAGCAAAGCCATTCATTGATCAATCTCGGCCCCGACGATTCACAAAAGATGGTTGTGGTCACGTGCCGCGACGTTTCGGATCAGGTCACGACACAGGCCGCGCTGCATCAGGTCAAGGACGATCTGGAACACGCCGCCTATCATGACGACCTGACCAACCTCGCCAACCGCAAGAGACTGTCGCAATACATGCACAGTAACAGGGTAACCGCCCAGATCGCTGCCGGTCGGATCGGCCTGCTCCAACTCGACCTCGATAAATTTAAGGAAATCAACGATACGCTCGGCCATGCCGCTGGTGACATGGTGTTGTGTCATGTGGCGGACGGGCTGCGCCAACATGCCCGGCCAGATGACTTGATCTGTCGCAACGGCGGGGATGAATTTCTGCTGTTCTGCGCTGAAACCAGCAACCGCACCATGCTGATGGCGCGCGCCGAACAGGTTATGCGTACCATCAATCACCCTCTTGTCTGGAAGGACCAGACCATCACCATCGGCATTTCCATCGGGGCCGCGCTGTCCACTTCCGGCACCACCTCGGGCGAGGCGCTGATACAACAGGCCGATCATGCACTATATAGCGCCAAGGACGCCGGGCGTGGGCAGGTTGTCTATTACACCGATCAGCTGGGGCAACGGTACCGCGCCCGTCAACAACTGAACCGCGACCTGAAACAGGCCGTGGAGCAGGATCAATTCACCATTTTCCTGCAACCAATGCTGGATCTGGCAGGCAACCGGATCACCGGATGCGAGGCGCTATTGCGATGGAAACACCCGCATCGCGGATTGCTGGCACCCGCCTCGTTTCTCTCGGCGGCAGAGGCCATCCAGTTGCTCCCCGATATCGACTACCTGTCGATGAACCACGCGCTGGACGCATTGACGCAGATGCGACAGGCGGGATTTTCCGATCTCACACTGTCGCTGAACGTGTCCAGCACGATCCTGTCTGATGTGAACTACCCCGGCCTCCTCGACTGGGCCCTGCAATCGCGCAACCTGCCGCATTCCAGCATTTGTGTGGAAATACTGGAAACCAGCCTGCTGGACGTCAACAATACCCGCGTGATGGCTGCGGTAGCGCAGTTGCGCCGCATCGGCGTTCGCGTCGCACTGGATGATTTCGGCACCGGTTACGCAGGCCTGTCGCACATCTCGACGATCGAGGTGGACGCGATCAAACTCGACCATTCGATGATTTCCCGGTTAGAGAGCGCACCGCGCCACCGCGTCGTCACACGTTCAATCATACGCCTCTGCGCGCTCTTGGGCATGGACGTCGTCGCCGAAGGCGTCGAAACCCAAGGCCAGCTTGATATCCTGCGCCGCGCCAAATGCCCGTTCATTCAGGGCTTCGGCCTTGCCCGCCCGATGCCAGTGCCTGACATGATCGACTGGCTGCGCACGAACACCCCGCTGCCCGCGCCGCTCGTGCTGGACGCCCCGGTTCCGACCAGCGCCGCACCGCACAAAGCCCGGCAATAG
- a CDS encoding nicotinate-nucleotide adenylyltransferase: protein MPALTLPLSWPGQTIGLLGGSFDPPHAGHAHITREALKRFGLDAVWWLVSPGNPLKAHGPAPMAQRMEASAQVMQHPRVFISDAEAQIGSRYTAQTLRILRAARPGVRFVWLMGADNLAQFDQWQDWQEIMETVPVGVLARPDARTAARGSKAARIYAPYRLPGRQSQRLARLQAPVWCFVNVPMLAISSTALRASGVWTAASDG, encoded by the coding sequence ATGCCTGCCCTCACCTTGCCGCTGTCGTGGCCCGGCCAGACCATAGGATTGCTGGGGGGATCGTTCGATCCACCGCACGCGGGCCATGCCCATATCACTCGCGAGGCGCTGAAGCGGTTCGGGCTGGACGCGGTGTGGTGGCTGGTCAGTCCGGGCAATCCGCTAAAGGCGCACGGGCCTGCGCCGATGGCGCAGCGGATGGAGGCATCGGCGCAAGTGATGCAGCATCCACGCGTTTTCATTTCGGATGCCGAGGCGCAGATCGGATCGCGCTACACGGCGCAGACATTGCGAATATTGCGTGCCGCACGTCCCGGTGTGCGGTTCGTTTGGCTGATGGGTGCCGATAATCTGGCGCAGTTCGATCAGTGGCAAGACTGGCAAGAAATCATGGAGACCGTGCCTGTGGGCGTGCTGGCACGCCCCGACGCCCGTACGGCGGCGCGTGGGTCCAAGGCGGCGCGCATCTACGCCCCGTACCGTCTGCCGGGTCGTCAGAGCCAGCGGTTGGCACGATTGCAGGCCCCGGTGTGGTGTTTCGTCAATGTGCCGATGCTGGCGATCTCTTCGACGGCGTTACGGGCCTCGGGGGTGTGGACGGCGGCATCAGACGGCTGA
- a CDS encoding PAS domain S-box protein, producing MVTDTHKQKSADSAIIHAFKHMQVPLMIVEPSGTILHSNRAAGQLFGYSDDNLSKQMIFDVLPVDSVKELNAYIPPGDFDAIIKGIIGRRQDGASVLLAIHLTAWTDENGAIQHALVLRDIAEEMEADRIRKAEMKRADSAIKGARIGVFEFDVKTQSVLVSDLWRELMGLEQTPTKELRMAWMARIHPADLEIAMEPIRRCVDEGHERASSEYRLRSRDGESWRWMRTDLAIAKRDKSGETSCVVGAATDITERKAVESTYHRIAEQFRSSFEAATIGKALVGVDGQFLKVNRSLCELLGFSEDDLCKMDFQSITHPEDLELDLNQFDLLKRGKIPSYKREKRYIRSDGTVLWGLLSVGMITDAEGQPEHFVSQIVDITDQRRLNELKSEFVATVSHELRTPLTSLLGSLTLFSAMEGANLSDGAQRLVSIAEENGKRLSSLINDILDFEKFSARQMSINAAQHEVASLIDDAVLANLPFAEQFGVNFNVTCRERNLAGFFDPKRFQQVLSNFLSNAAKFADEGSTIDILVEAEKHNIRVSVSNQGAGIPESFKDKVFLPFTQAAPVAKRRRGGTGLGLSITKQIVEQMGGDIGFKSDDGEVTTFWFTLPQNMT from the coding sequence ATGGTCACAGACACACACAAGCAGAAGTCGGCGGATTCTGCTATAATTCACGCCTTTAAGCATATGCAAGTGCCGTTAATGATCGTGGAGCCAAGCGGCACAATTCTTCATAGCAACAGAGCTGCGGGTCAGTTGTTTGGTTATAGCGACGATAACCTCAGTAAGCAGATGATTTTCGATGTTCTGCCCGTCGATTCCGTCAAAGAGTTGAACGCTTACATCCCACCCGGTGATTTCGACGCCATAATCAAAGGGATCATCGGGCGACGGCAGGATGGAGCCTCGGTGCTGCTCGCCATCCATTTAACAGCATGGACTGACGAAAATGGAGCGATACAGCATGCACTTGTCCTTCGCGACATCGCAGAGGAAATGGAAGCTGATCGGATCAGAAAAGCAGAGATGAAGCGCGCGGATAGCGCGATCAAAGGAGCGAGAATCGGAGTCTTCGAATTTGATGTGAAAACACAGTCAGTCTTGGTTTCCGATCTCTGGCGCGAATTGATGGGCCTGGAACAGACGCCGACCAAAGAACTCCGGATGGCATGGATGGCTAGAATTCACCCGGCTGATCTCGAGATCGCGATGGAGCCCATCCGGCGTTGTGTCGATGAAGGTCATGAACGTGCCAGTTCCGAGTATCGCCTGCGATCAAGAGATGGAGAAAGCTGGCGCTGGATGCGAACAGATTTGGCGATAGCCAAGCGCGATAAGAGCGGCGAGACAAGCTGTGTAGTCGGCGCCGCGACGGACATCACCGAGCGCAAGGCCGTGGAAAGCACCTATCACAGGATCGCCGAACAGTTCAGATCATCATTCGAAGCTGCAACCATTGGAAAAGCTTTGGTTGGCGTCGACGGCCAGTTCCTGAAGGTAAACCGATCACTTTGCGAGCTTCTGGGCTTCTCAGAAGACGATCTGTGCAAAATGGATTTCCAGTCAATCACCCACCCTGAGGATCTGGAGCTAGATCTTAACCAGTTCGATCTTCTCAAAAGAGGCAAGATCCCATCCTATAAAAGGGAGAAGCGATACATACGTTCGGACGGCACCGTGCTGTGGGGGCTGTTAAGTGTCGGGATGATTACCGATGCCGAAGGTCAACCTGAACATTTTGTGTCTCAGATCGTGGACATAACCGATCAGAGACGGCTGAACGAATTAAAGAGTGAGTTTGTCGCGACAGTGAGCCACGAACTGCGAACCCCCCTGACATCGCTGCTGGGATCATTGACCCTATTTTCAGCGATGGAAGGTGCCAACTTATCGGATGGCGCGCAAAGGCTGGTGTCGATCGCGGAAGAAAACGGGAAGCGTCTAAGTTCTTTGATCAACGATATCTTGGATTTTGAAAAATTCTCAGCCCGCCAAATGAGCATTAATGCAGCCCAGCACGAAGTCGCGAGCCTGATTGATGACGCAGTGTTAGCCAATCTGCCGTTTGCGGAACAATTCGGCGTGAATTTCAACGTCACCTGCCGCGAAAGAAATCTGGCAGGGTTTTTCGACCCCAAGCGGTTTCAGCAAGTCCTCTCGAATTTTCTGTCTAACGCAGCCAAATTTGCCGATGAAGGTAGCACAATCGACATTCTAGTCGAAGCAGAGAAACATAATATCCGTGTGTCCGTCAGCAATCAGGGCGCTGGCATTCCCGAGTCGTTCAAGGATAAAGTGTTTCTGCCCTTCACCCAAGCGGCCCCCGTGGCCAAACGCAGGCGTGGTGGAACAGGTCTTGGCCTCAGCATTACTAAGCAAATCGTCGAACAAATGGGCGGCGATATCGGTTTCAAAAGTGACGACGGAGAAGTAACCACATTCTGGTTCACACTTCCACAAAATATGACTTGA